A window of Haliscomenobacter hydrossis DSM 1100 contains these coding sequences:
- a CDS encoding potassium channel family protein, producing the protein MKVLIFGLGNFGASLAFQLTEMGHEVIAIDKNPDKVELIKDKVTHAITLDGTNLVALRNLPLKDTDVAVVAIGENEGASLMTTANLKTLGVKRVISRSLSNTHETVLEAMGIQEILHPELEAAERLAKKLNLKTAIESFDLDQNHSVVELHLPPSFVGKSVQEVDLRKNFNLNIVTIVRKRIKKNLLGINKVIYVSEGVVKPETIFEEGDILVVFGTNPEIKLLADTHEVGREGGY; encoded by the coding sequence ATGAAAGTGTTGATTTTTGGATTGGGTAACTTTGGAGCTTCGCTAGCTTTCCAACTGACCGAAATGGGCCATGAAGTGATTGCCATCGACAAAAACCCTGACAAGGTGGAGTTGATCAAAGATAAAGTGACCCATGCCATCACGCTTGATGGAACGAATTTGGTGGCTTTGCGCAATTTGCCGCTGAAAGATACCGACGTTGCCGTGGTCGCCATCGGCGAAAACGAAGGCGCTTCATTGATGACTACCGCCAACTTAAAAACCTTAGGGGTAAAACGGGTGATCAGTCGCTCGCTTTCCAATACCCACGAAACGGTTTTGGAGGCGATGGGCATTCAGGAGATTTTGCACCCGGAATTAGAGGCCGCTGAACGTTTGGCCAAAAAACTCAACCTAAAAACAGCCATCGAGTCATTTGATTTGGATCAAAACCACTCGGTTGTGGAATTGCACCTGCCCCCTTCGTTTGTGGGCAAATCAGTGCAAGAAGTAGACCTGCGGAAAAACTTCAACCTCAATATTGTCACCATCGTCCGCAAACGCATCAAGAAAAATCTGTTGGGCATCAATAAGGTCATCTACGTTTCAGAAGGCGTAGTCAAACCGGAAACCATCTTTGAAGAAGGGGATATCCTCGTCGTTTTTGGCACCAACCCCGAAATCAAACTCCTGGCGGATACGCACGAGGTGGGACGCGAGGGCGGCTATTAA